From a single Arachis hypogaea cultivar Tifrunner chromosome 3, arahy.Tifrunner.gnm2.J5K5, whole genome shotgun sequence genomic region:
- the LOC112789409 gene encoding uncharacterized protein, with amino-acid sequence MKFEEKVMSDHNNNGDTEFQASKFERLNPTNPLRIVINNATRVASLSPDHLHQSQQPPPSQPSSTPSIPQQTVTLNSRRYTNKITLFLFLLHMLIAIALVAFLIFKGVEGLIQPSSDSKRRKQTRVVKYFLPQVEAASVLSIVLALTWQTAIRKWPNFMTHFTLWCSFFMSLSAGILLLCFQKPPTDGVGVSLIAFSIGNGLYACWVQNRIKFCTKILTLSLQPVSKFRDLNQPTFYMLGAALFWMSLWSLAVIGALNFYLPSLVIIALVLSLAWTSEIMRNVVNISVSRVVALYYLRGMQSSTKFGFLRAMTRNLGSACLGSLFVPAIEATRVVARFLNLVEGEDEFLFCCARCCFRVMESIFRYGNGWAYVQIAAYGKGFVAASQDTWSLFKRLEMEPIVDSDITSSICFLSGVSIASICVIAVSAWTSQLYQNFTATLSLLTFFIGYLLTRIAMALPQACVSCYYVCYAENPDNRLFDTTIKDSLDMVKSGRHVAVATPPLPRRFSSD; translated from the exons ATGAAGTTTGAAGAGAAAGTGATGAGTGACCATAATAATAATGGTGATACAGAATTTCAAGCCTCCAAGTTTgagaggttgaatcccacaaacCCTTTAAGGATTGTGATCAACAATGCCACCAGAGTTGCTTCTCTTTCTCCTGATCATCTTCATCAATCTCAACAACCACCACCTTCTCAGCCTTCTTCTACTCCATCAATCCCCCAA CAAACGGTGACACTGAATTCAAGAAGATACACCAACAAGATTACCCTGTTTCTGTTCCTTCTTCACATGTTAATAGCCATAGCATTGGTTGCTTTTCTTATATTCAAGGGAGTTGAAGGACTAATCCAACCCTCATCAGATTCTAAAAGGAGAAAACAAACAAGGGTAGTGAAGTATTTTCTACCTCAAGTAGAAGCAGCTTCAGTTCTAAGCATTGTTCTAGCACTAACATGGCAAACTGCAATAAGAAAATGGCCAAATTTCATGACACATTTCACACTATGGTGTTCTTTTTTCATGTCACTCTCTGCTGGAATTCTCCTTCTCTGCTTCCAAAAGCCTCCAACAGATGGTGTTGGAGTTTCTCTCATTGCATTTTCAATAGGGAATGGTTTATATGCATGTTGGGTTCAGAACAGAATCAAATTTTGCACCAAAATTCTAACACTTTCACTTCAACCTGTTTCCAAGTTCCGTGATCTGAACCAGCCAACTTTTTACATGCTTGGTGCTGCATTGTTTTGGATGTCACTGTGGAGTTTAGCAGTGATTGGTGCATTGAATTTCTATTTGCCTTCTTTGGTGATCATTGCTTTGGTTTTGAGCTTGGCTTGGACTTCAGAGATTATGAGGAATGTTGTGAACATTAGTGTTAGTAGAGTTGTTGCTTTGTATTATCTTAGGGGAATGCAATCTAGCACTAAGTTTGGATTCTTGAGGGCAATGACAAGGAACCTTGGGAGTGCTTGTTTGGGATCTCTGTTCGTGCCGGCGATCGAGGCGACAAGGGTTGTTGCTAGGTTTCTGAATTTGGTTGAGGGGGAAGATGAGTTCTTGTTTTGTTGTGCTAGGTGTTGTTTCAGAGTCATGGAATCTATCTTCAGATATGGGAATGGTTGGGCCTATGTTCAG ATAGCTGCCTATGGTAAAGGTTTTGTAGCTGCATCCCAAGACACCTGGTCCCTGTTTAAGAGACTTGAAATGGAACCAATTGTGGACTCAGATATAACTAGCTCAATTTGTTTCCTCTCTGGGGTTAGCATTGCCTCAATCTGTGTCATTGCAGTGTCTGCTTGGACCTCCCAATTGTACCAAAATTTCACTGCCACCCTCTCCCTTCTCACATTCTTCATTGGATACCTTCTG ACTAGGATTGCCATGGCACTACCTCAAGCATGTGTGAGTTGTTACTATGTGTGCTATGCAGAGAACCCAGACAACAGATTATTTGATACAACAATTAAGGACTCTCTCGACATGGTAAAATCCGGCCGCCATGTTGCCGTGGCTACGCCGCCACTACCACGGCGGTTTTCAAGTGATTAA